CGAATGTCATTGAGGTGTATGTGCGCTACCTGCGCCTCAAGATTGAACATGATGGCGATAAGCGGCTGATTCAAACCGTGCGCGGGGTTGGGTATGTGCTACGTGAAACTTAGGGTTCGCGTTAGCCGTCTGCTGAACTACACCTGTTCCCCCATGGTTGACCCAGGGTTGAGCATGGATGAAACGATGGGTCGCGTCTATCCCGGTGGATAGCGATCGAAATCCCGACACAAACAACTTGTCCAATTAGTGCGGGTGGAGTGTAGATCTAAGCGAATAGGGGAATGGAGCCAGTTTGGGCCACCGCGATCGCCTCGGATCTCAACCACTGCCTAGCGTTGATGTACTTAAAACTGCAAGCTATGGTT
This sequence is a window from Candidatus Obscuribacterales bacterium. Protein-coding genes within it:
- a CDS encoding winged helix-turn-helix domain-containing protein: NVIEVYVRYLRLKIEHDGDKRLIQTVRGVGYVLRET